One genomic segment of Methanothermococcus okinawensis IH1 includes these proteins:
- a CDS encoding cation-translocating P-type ATPase — MTLGLTEWEAKERLEKYGYNELKAKKRITWLNILIRQFVSNFLVWVLIVAMAISVIIGEIINFWMILFVIIFVIIMGFIQEYKAEKAMESLKKFVQYKTHVIREGRLKKIYSREVVPGDVLVLEMGDKIPADAKIIDTIGEFKVDESVLTGESKAIKKSKEDLIFAGTQIVRGKCNAYVIYTGMMTELGKIAGMIEKEEEKTPLQIKIHNLGRRLALIALLSSTVVFGFGIFMGAPITEMLMVALALAVATVPEGLPLTLTLTLSAGMHNMAKHNAVVRKMLAVETLGSTTVICTDKTGTLTKNEMTVEKIFIYDKIYEITAKKGYEPKGEFIIGNKNIEVNAHKNLVLLLKAVSLCNNAVIRKTDGMWETIGDPTEVALIVAGAKADLWKKDLEKRYPRIKEIAFSSERKLMTTVHKEDNGLIVFSKGAPEAILRKCKFIKKDNEIREINTDEIEKIIRMNKELASSSYRVLGVAYKKICGDYSHNNLKKESIEDDLIFLGLVGMTDPPREGVKEAIKTCKKAGIRVIMITGDNEETAKAVGKKIGLIDDNNDYNINKTSKKIMTGNELDILDEKEFESVVDVVEIYARVMPEQKLKIVKTLKRKGHIVAMTGDGVNDAPALKMADIGIAMGIKGTDVAKESSDMILQDDNFATIVEAVKSGRNIYENIEKFTCYLISHNFMQIILIAIGIFIFGFNYLPLLPLHILFINAVGEELPSISLGMDPVRKDVMNKPPRKIGQEILTKRNFFLVIKLASFMAFVTFIVFIISNPIVNIEYARTMVFTTMVGMVIVNTFNFRSLDESVFKIGAPMNKILILAVVFISIITLVILYTPYLRGIFEFTTLGLKDLTICLVASFSTFIYMEIVKLLNNKKTPKNKQ; from the coding sequence ATGACATTGGGTTTAACGGAATGGGAAGCTAAGGAGAGATTGGAAAAATACGGATACAATGAGTTAAAAGCTAAAAAAAGAATAACATGGCTTAATATTTTAATCCGGCAGTTTGTAAGTAATTTCTTAGTGTGGGTGCTTATTGTAGCGATGGCCATATCTGTTATTATTGGAGAGATAATTAATTTCTGGATGATTTTATTTGTAATTATTTTTGTTATCATTATGGGTTTTATTCAAGAGTACAAGGCAGAAAAAGCCATGGAATCTTTAAAAAAATTTGTTCAGTACAAAACTCATGTTATAAGGGAGGGGAGATTAAAAAAAATATATAGCAGGGAAGTTGTTCCAGGAGATGTTCTTGTTTTAGAAATGGGGGATAAAATCCCTGCTGATGCAAAAATTATAGATACTATCGGGGAGTTTAAGGTTGATGAATCAGTATTAACTGGGGAGAGTAAAGCGATAAAAAAATCCAAGGAGGATTTAATTTTTGCTGGGACTCAGATAGTGCGGGGAAAATGCAATGCATATGTAATATATACTGGAATGATGACAGAATTGGGAAAAATCGCAGGAATGATTGAAAAAGAAGAGGAAAAAACACCACTTCAAATAAAAATACACAATTTGGGAAGAAGATTGGCATTAATTGCATTATTATCTAGCACAGTAGTATTTGGATTTGGTATTTTTATGGGGGCTCCCATTACTGAGATGTTAATGGTTGCACTTGCTCTTGCCGTGGCTACTGTTCCCGAGGGGCTTCCACTTACTTTAACACTTACTTTATCGGCAGGTATGCATAATATGGCAAAGCATAATGCAGTTGTAAGAAAGATGCTTGCGGTGGAAACCCTTGGTTCAACTACTGTGATTTGCACTGATAAAACAGGCACCTTAACAAAAAATGAAATGACTGTGGAAAAGATTTTCATCTACGATAAAATCTATGAGATAACAGCTAAAAAGGGCTATGAACCTAAGGGAGAATTTATTATAGGAAATAAAAATATTGAAGTAAATGCCCATAAAAATTTAGTTTTACTGTTAAAGGCTGTTTCCTTGTGCAACAATGCAGTAATTAGAAAGACAGATGGTATGTGGGAAACCATTGGAGACCCAACAGAAGTGGCATTAATCGTTGCTGGTGCAAAGGCTGATTTATGGAAAAAGGATTTAGAAAAAAGATACCCAAGAATAAAAGAAATAGCATTTAGTTCTGAACGAAAATTGATGACAACAGTTCATAAAGAAGATAATGGGTTAATTGTGTTTTCAAAAGGGGCTCCTGAGGCTATATTAAGAAAATGTAAATTTATCAAAAAAGATAATGAAATAAGGGAAATTAATACTGATGAAATAGAAAAAATAATTAGGATGAATAAGGAGCTGGCGAGCTCATCCTATCGTGTTCTTGGTGTGGCATATAAAAAAATTTGTGGAGATTACAGCCATAACAATTTAAAGAAAGAATCAATTGAAGATGATTTAATTTTTTTAGGGTTAGTTGGTATGACTGACCCGCCAAGAGAGGGGGTAAAAGAGGCAATAAAAACCTGTAAAAAAGCAGGTATAAGGGTAATAATGATAACAGGAGATAACGAAGAAACTGCAAAGGCAGTAGGTAAAAAAATTGGGTTGATAGATGATAATAATGACTACAATATCAATAAAACATCCAAAAAAATCATGACTGGGAACGAACTGGATATATTGGATGAAAAAGAATTTGAATCTGTTGTTGATGTTGTGGAGATATACGCAAGAGTTATGCCTGAACAGAAATTAAAGATTGTTAAAACCCTAAAAAGAAAAGGCCATATTGTAGCTATGACCGGCGATGGTGTTAATGATGCCCCAGCTTTAAAAATGGCAGATATCGGCATAGCCATGGGTATAAAAGGAACAGATGTTGCAAAAGAATCCAGTGATATGATTCTCCAAGATGATAATTTTGCCACAATAGTGGAAGCAGTTAAAAGTGGTCGAAATATATACGAAAATATAGAAAAATTCACATGTTATTTAATATCCCACAATTTTATGCAGATTATTCTTATAGCCATTGGAATATTTATATTTGGATTTAATTATCTGCCGTTATTACCATTACATATTTTATTTATAAATGCAGTTGGTGAAGAGCTCCCTTCCATATCATTAGGTATGGACCCTGTAAGAAAGGATGTCATGAACAAACCACCGAGAAAAATCGGGCAAGAGATATTGACTAAAAGAAACTTTTTTTTAGTAATCAAATTAGCCAGTTTTATGGCTTTTGTAACATTTATAGTGTTTATTATATCCAATCCAATAGTAAATATAGAATACGCAAGAACCATGGTTTTTACAACAATGGTGGGGATGGTAATAGTCAATACATTTAATTTTAGGTCATTGGATGAATCAGTATTTAAAATCGGAGCTCCGATGAACAAGATATTGATTTTAGCAGTAGTTTTTATATCCATAATAACATTGGTTATTTTATACACCCCATATTTGAGGGGCATTTTTGAATTTACTACACTGGGATTAAAAGATTTGACAATATGTTTGGTTGCATCTTTTTCCACATTTATCTATATGGAAATTGTAAAACTACTAAATAATAAAAAAACACCAAAAAATAAACAATAG
- a CDS encoding CBS domain-containing ParB/RepB/Spo0J family partition protein has protein sequence MVKVEEYMTKNVDYVNPEDKVKDVIELIKKTSHDTFPVVLNGKLIGIVSVHDLIGKDENEKIKNLMTKRENMIVTKPDANVRDVGRIMFRTGFSKLPVVDDDNNILGIITNTDVIRSQIEKTTPKKLNKIIETYKNLGYDLKLKKGVVPVEKIKPTQSKVYEDELFGRLYELKRGLAEPIIVIKTKKGDNYILIDGHHRAVACYLSKIPELDAYIIEINTDKPLGIEKTAEKQGLKTLSDIDIIDEDKNNSCEMYELGSKIAHLH, from the coding sequence ATGGTGAAGGTAGAGGAATATATGACTAAGAATGTGGATTATGTCAATCCTGAGGATAAAGTAAAGGATGTGATAGAGCTCATTAAAAAAACATCCCATGATACATTTCCTGTGGTGCTAAATGGTAAATTAATTGGCATTGTTTCAGTCCATGATTTAATTGGTAAAGATGAAAATGAAAAAATAAAAAACCTTATGACTAAAAGAGAAAATATGATTGTTACTAAACCTGATGCAAATGTTAGGGATGTTGGAAGAATTATGTTTAGAACGGGATTTTCAAAACTTCCTGTTGTAGATGATGATAATAATATATTGGGCATAATCACAAATACCGATGTAATAAGGTCCCAAATAGAAAAAACTACACCAAAAAAATTGAATAAGATAATAGAAACCTATAAAAATTTGGGATATGACCTTAAATTAAAAAAAGGAGTAGTGCCTGTTGAGAAAATCAAACCTACTCAATCAAAGGTATATGAAGATGAATTGTTTGGGAGACTTTATGAGTTAAAAAGGGGTTTAGCAGAACCTATAATAGTTATTAAAACAAAAAAAGGGGATAATTATATATTGATTGATGGACACCACAGGGCAGTGGCATGTTATCTATCCAAAATACCAGAATTGGATGCATATATAATTGAAATAAATACGGATAAACCATTGGGTATAGAAAAAACCGCTGAAAAGCAGGGTTTAAAAACACTATCTGATATTGATATAATAGATGAAGATAAAAATAATTCATGCGAGATGTATGAGCTCGGCTCTAAGATAGCACATTTGCATTAA
- a CDS encoding RNA repair domain-containing protein yields MLKELINKIIWHPSYDPKDYEIVYLHRVSNSEKKEYEGQSVLNKTITMDKISIEDSFIVYKVNNQIRHIPFHRILEIRNKNTGEILYKKVKK; encoded by the coding sequence ATGCTCAAAGAACTAATTAATAAAATAATTTGGCATCCAAGCTATGACCCAAAGGATTATGAAATAGTTTATTTACATAGGGTTAGCAATAGCGAAAAGAAAGAATATGAAGGTCAGTCTGTTCTTAATAAAACTATTACAATGGACAAAATATCCATAGAAGACTCATTTATAGTATATAAGGTCAATAACCAAATAAGGCATATCCCATTTCACAGGATTTTAGAAATCAGAAATAAAAATACTGGGGAGATATTATATAAAAAAGTAAAGAAATAG